The proteins below come from a single Comamonas antarctica genomic window:
- a CDS encoding DUF2238 domain-containing protein — translation MRNSAFKQLSWLTLVCLIALAISCVSPFDRTTWWLEVAPVLIALPVLWTTHRRFPLTPLLYACIGWHALVLVVGGTYSYARVPLGFELQSWLDLSRNPYDKIGHFTQGFVPALVAREILLRGGYVRGGKMLAFLVLCVVLAISATYELIEWAAAVALGQGADEFLGTQGDPWDTQSDMAFALLGGVVALLALSRWQDRQIQQIEAPRRKGNPQ, via the coding sequence ATGCGAAATTCCGCTTTCAAGCAACTGTCCTGGCTGACCTTGGTCTGCCTGATAGCCCTGGCGATCTCCTGCGTCAGCCCTTTCGACCGCACCACCTGGTGGCTCGAAGTCGCGCCCGTGCTGATCGCGCTGCCGGTACTCTGGACCACGCACCGGCGTTTTCCACTCACGCCGCTGCTGTATGCCTGCATCGGCTGGCACGCGCTGGTGCTGGTCGTGGGCGGCACCTATTCCTATGCCCGGGTGCCCCTGGGCTTCGAGCTGCAGTCGTGGCTGGACCTGTCGCGCAACCCCTATGACAAGATCGGCCATTTCACCCAGGGCTTCGTGCCGGCGCTGGTGGCGCGCGAGATCCTGCTGCGCGGCGGCTATGTGCGGGGCGGGAAGATGCTGGCCTTCCTGGTGCTGTGCGTGGTGCTGGCGATCAGCGCGACCTACGAGCTGATCGAATGGGCGGCCGCGGTGGCGCTGGGCCAGGGCGCGGACGAATTCCTCGGCACCCAGGGCGATCCCTGGGACACGCAGTCGGACATGGCATTTGCGCTGTTGGGAGGGGTGGTGGCCCTGCTGGCGCTGTCGCGGTGGCAAGATCGGCAGATCCAACAGATCGAAGCGCCCCGGCGCAAAGGCAACCCGCAATGA
- a CDS encoding DHCW motif cupin fold protein: MKMTDIPFGTTDWSQVPRTEHSAEAGQAFWQTQHFGSIRVRMVEYTPGYVSDHWCTKGHVLLCLEGEMETELEDGRRFTLKAGMSYQVADNAEPHRSRAPLGARLFIVD, encoded by the coding sequence ATGAAGATGACCGACATCCCCTTTGGCACGACCGACTGGTCGCAGGTGCCGCGCACCGAGCATTCGGCCGAAGCCGGCCAGGCGTTCTGGCAGACCCAGCATTTCGGCAGCATACGCGTGCGCATGGTGGAGTACACGCCCGGCTATGTCTCGGACCATTGGTGCACCAAGGGCCATGTGCTGCTGTGCCTCGAAGGCGAGATGGAAACCGAGCTCGAGGACGGCCGCCGCTTCACGCTCAAGGCCGGCATGAGCTACCAGGTCGCGGACAACGCGGAACCGCACCGCTCGCGCGCGCCGCTGGGGGCGCGGCTGTTCATCGTCGATTGA
- a CDS encoding Bug family tripartite tricarboxylate transporter substrate binding protein has protein sequence MQTTQILRRTAVAASLLLAATVAMPSFAADNNYPTRAITMVVGYPPGGSTDLVGRLVADGLSSRLGQPVVVENLGGAGGAIGAQKVAKSAADGYTIMVGANNEIAIARLINKAVKYTIDDFTPIGVVGSQPMVLVASQKAGVKNAAEFVEATAKNPGKFSYGSSGVGTALHLAGELIKEQGKLDMAHIPYKGVAPLTTDLVGNNIEYGVFVLSSGLPQIKAGKVIALGTTEAKRSAITPDIPALSELPQFKNVDINSWFALMAPKGLPAPIAAKLKKALVETMASPEFRKKMEETGNVVADPKLDAGKYINTEIAKYTKIVQFAKIEN, from the coding sequence ATGCAAACCACCCAGATCCTCCGCCGTACCGCCGTTGCCGCCAGCCTGCTCCTGGCCGCAACCGTCGCCATGCCGTCTTTTGCGGCCGACAACAACTACCCCACACGCGCCATCACCATGGTCGTGGGCTATCCCCCGGGCGGCAGCACCGACCTCGTGGGCCGTCTCGTCGCGGACGGCCTGTCCTCGCGCCTGGGCCAGCCCGTGGTCGTGGAAAACCTGGGCGGCGCCGGCGGCGCGATCGGCGCGCAGAAGGTCGCCAAGTCGGCCGCCGACGGCTACACCATCATGGTTGGCGCCAACAACGAAATCGCCATTGCGCGCCTGATCAACAAGGCCGTGAAGTACACCATCGACGACTTCACGCCCATTGGCGTGGTCGGCTCGCAGCCCATGGTGCTGGTCGCCTCGCAAAAGGCCGGCGTGAAGAATGCCGCCGAGTTCGTCGAAGCCACCGCCAAGAACCCCGGCAAGTTCAGCTACGGCAGCTCCGGCGTGGGCACGGCCCTGCACCTGGCCGGCGAGCTGATCAAGGAACAGGGCAAGCTCGACATGGCCCACATCCCCTACAAGGGCGTGGCGCCGCTGACGACCGACCTGGTCGGCAACAACATCGAATACGGCGTGTTCGTGCTGTCTTCGGGCCTGCCGCAGATCAAGGCCGGCAAGGTGATCGCCCTGGGCACGACCGAAGCCAAGCGTTCCGCCATCACGCCCGATATCCCTGCGCTGTCGGAACTGCCCCAGTTCAAGAACGTGGACATCAACTCCTGGTTCGCGCTGATGGCGCCCAAGGGCCTGCCCGCGCCCATCGCCGCCAAGCTGAAGAAGGCCCTGGTGGAAACCATGGCCTCGCCCGAGTTCCGCAAGAAGATGGAAGAAACCGGCAACGTGGTCGCCGATCCCAAGCTGGATGCGGGCAAGTACATCAACACCGAGATCGCGAAGTACACCAAGATCGTGCAGTTCGCCAAGATCGAAAACTGA
- a CDS encoding hydantoinase/carbamoylase family amidase: MMACETATDTRALALSLLAEIREATRDGLGVTRESYGKGENTALRILTERAQALDLRCESDRAGNLWLSLPEDERAAPCLVIGSHADSVPQGGNFDGLAGIVAGMLILLGLRGRHEQSQPVRVLALRGEESAWYGKAYLGSLSLLGKLPAATLARPRRDGVDSLGEAMARCGADVGAIERGEALIDTADIAAYLELHIEQGPIMVNRGWPVALVTGIRGNVRHNLVRCIGETGHSGAVPRWLRKDALLAVAELLSRMDEHWRVLLQMGMDMVMTTGICSTSTQSHAVSVIPGEVAFSFEVRSQDTQTLERFYTLMREECAAIERARGVRFEFDDRLFTEPATMDAGWLDRLEAAGEGPKLERIASGAGHDAAVFANAGVPSAMVFIRNENGSHNPHEAMDIDDFVAGVELMQRAMLAG; the protein is encoded by the coding sequence ATGATGGCCTGCGAAACCGCAACCGACACCCGCGCGCTGGCGCTCTCCTTGCTGGCCGAGATCCGCGAGGCCACGCGCGACGGCCTGGGCGTGACGCGCGAGAGCTACGGCAAGGGCGAAAACACCGCGCTGCGCATTCTCACCGAGCGCGCGCAGGCGCTTGACCTGCGCTGCGAGAGCGACCGCGCCGGCAATCTCTGGCTGAGCCTGCCCGAGGACGAGCGCGCCGCGCCCTGCCTGGTGATCGGCTCGCATGCCGACTCCGTGCCGCAGGGCGGCAACTTCGACGGCCTGGCCGGCATCGTCGCCGGCATGCTGATCCTGCTGGGCCTGCGCGGCCGTCATGAGCAGTCGCAGCCGGTGCGCGTGCTGGCGCTGCGCGGGGAGGAAAGCGCCTGGTATGGCAAGGCCTACCTGGGCTCGCTGTCGCTGCTGGGCAAGCTGCCCGCGGCCACGCTGGCGCGGCCGCGCCGCGATGGCGTGGACAGCCTGGGCGAGGCCATGGCCCGCTGCGGCGCCGATGTCGGTGCCATCGAGCGCGGCGAGGCGCTGATCGACACCGCCGACATTGCCGCCTATCTGGAGCTGCATATCGAGCAGGGCCCGATCATGGTCAACCGCGGCTGGCCCGTGGCGCTGGTCACGGGCATCCGCGGCAACGTGCGCCACAATCTGGTGCGCTGCATCGGCGAAACCGGCCACTCGGGCGCGGTGCCGCGCTGGCTGCGCAAGGACGCGCTGCTGGCTGTCGCCGAACTGCTGTCGCGCATGGACGAGCACTGGCGCGTGCTGCTGCAGATGGGCATGGACATGGTGATGACCACCGGTATCTGCTCGACCTCCACCCAGTCGCATGCCGTTTCGGTGATACCGGGCGAGGTGGCCTTCAGCTTCGAGGTGCGCAGCCAGGACACGCAGACGCTCGAGCGCTTCTACACGCTGATGCGCGAGGAATGCGCGGCCATTGAACGCGCGCGCGGCGTGCGCTTCGAGTTCGACGACCGGCTGTTCACCGAGCCGGCCACCATGGATGCGGGCTGGCTGGACCGCCTCGAAGCCGCGGGCGAAGGCCCGAAGCTCGAGCGCATTGCCAGCGGCGCGGGCCACGATGCGGCGGTGTTTGCCAATGCCGGCGTGCCTTCGGCCATGGTGTTCATCCGCAACGAGAACGGCTCGCACAATCCGCACGAAGCCATGGATATCGATGATTTCGTCGCGGGTGTCGAGTTGATGCAACGCGCGATGCTCGCCGGCTGA
- a CDS encoding orotate phosphoribosyltransferase produces the protein MLLSDSDAPRVAQALVALGAVRIAAHQPFIYTSGWASPVYVDAQLLMSDVVLRNEIMDMAARRVQPLVAARGINAIVGTESSGIAFAAWLAERLDLPMLYLRKRPVGWDITAQLEGRLPADAKVLLVDDVTTDGRSKAGTVAALRRAGPLVEDVLVLLDYALYAQQASTLANHGLALHALATWRHLHEALLASGTLSAAQQATLADFSASPVAWSIRNGGTGA, from the coding sequence TCCGATTCCGACGCGCCGCGCGTTGCCCAGGCCCTGGTGGCGCTGGGCGCCGTGCGCATTGCCGCGCACCAGCCCTTCATCTATACCTCGGGCTGGGCCAGCCCGGTCTATGTGGACGCCCAGCTCCTGATGTCGGATGTGGTGCTGCGCAACGAGATCATGGACATGGCGGCGCGCCGCGTGCAGCCCCTGGTGGCCGCGCGCGGCATCAATGCCATTGTCGGCACCGAAAGTTCAGGCATTGCGTTTGCGGCCTGGCTGGCCGAACGCCTCGACCTGCCCATGCTGTACCTGCGCAAGCGTCCCGTGGGCTGGGACATCACGGCCCAGCTCGAAGGCCGGCTGCCCGCCGATGCCAAGGTGCTGCTGGTCGATGACGTGACCACCGACGGCCGCTCCAAGGCCGGTACCGTCGCGGCGCTGCGCCGCGCGGGCCCGCTGGTCGAGGACGTGCTGGTGCTGCTGGACTACGCGCTTTACGCCCAGCAGGCCAGCACGCTGGCCAACCATGGCCTGGCGCTGCATGCGCTGGCCACCTGGCGCCACCTGCACGAGGCGCTGCTGGCCAGCGGCACGCTGAGCGCGGCGCAGCAGGCGACGCTGGCCGATTTCTCGGCCTCGCCCGTGGCCTGGTCCATCCGCAACGGAGGGACCGGCGCATGA